Proteins co-encoded in one Bradyrhizobium sp. 170 genomic window:
- a CDS encoding C13 family peptidase encodes MYPRWISRIGAPLIAFVLTVAPSVSTVHAVEDARKVSVVSFGLFGDQSVFRSEATGAARVVAGRFGSAPINVQYNSKKGGGATIEGLAMSLQAAANGMDADNDILFLILTSHGARAGLAVKAGRLTQTLTPSNLAYMLARTGMRYKVVVISACYSGVFIPRLANPDTLVITAADADHPSFGCRDKAKWTYFGNAFFNIALRQAKSLKDAFVVARSLVKKREVRERFEPSNPLMAGGENVQPLLISRP; translated from the coding sequence ATGTATCCACGTTGGATCAGCCGGATCGGCGCTCCGCTCATTGCTTTTGTTTTGACCGTTGCGCCGTCGGTTTCGACGGTGCACGCCGTTGAGGATGCTCGCAAGGTGAGCGTGGTGTCCTTCGGCCTTTTCGGCGATCAAAGCGTGTTTAGAAGCGAGGCGACCGGCGCAGCACGGGTCGTAGCGGGCCGTTTCGGGAGCGCCCCGATCAACGTGCAATACAATTCGAAGAAAGGCGGAGGTGCAACGATTGAAGGCCTGGCCATGTCCTTGCAAGCGGCGGCCAACGGGATGGACGCCGACAACGACATTCTCTTTTTGATTCTCACCTCACACGGCGCCCGCGCCGGCCTTGCAGTCAAAGCGGGCCGGCTTACGCAAACGCTCACGCCGTCTAATCTCGCCTATATGCTCGCGCGGACCGGCATGCGATACAAGGTGGTGGTCATCTCGGCCTGCTATTCCGGGGTCTTTATCCCTCGTCTCGCGAACCCCGATACGCTGGTAATCACCGCAGCCGATGCCGACCATCCATCGTTCGGCTGCCGGGACAAAGCCAAATGGACCTATTTCGGCAACGCCTTTTTCAATATAGCACTCCGGCAAGCTAAAAGCCTGAAGGACGCCTTTGTTGTAGCGCGCTCGCTCGTCAAAAAGCGAGAAGTGCGCGAGCGCTTCGAACCGTCGAATCCCTTAATGGCAGGCGGCGAAAACGTGCAGCCATTGCTCATTTCGCGTCCTTGA
- a CDS encoding glycosyltransferase, which produces MRVAIVHYWLVGMRGGEKVLEAICELYPSADIFTHVVAPESISPAIANHRIVTSFIAKLPRAKSWYKKYLPLMPLALEQFDLRGYDLIISSESGPAKGIIPPAHAVHVCYCHSPMRYIWSMYHDYRSASGLLTRAAMTLFSHYLRNWDQGASARVDLFVANSHNVSSRIRKYFRRESDVVFPPVDVDAFEQVTASGVGDYYLMVGELVAYKRADLVVDVFNASGKRLIVIGGGEMLDTLKWRARPNVTIMGPQPFAVLRHHYARCLALIFPGEEDFGIVPVEAMASGRPVIAFGRGGATETVVDGVTGVLFSEQTTEALGNAIARSETISFSAADIVRHAAGFSKERFKHQMRRSVERALRENATVAAGHQNQNPYPSSTGARVVHASKFWGG; this is translated from the coding sequence ATGCGGGTCGCAATAGTCCACTATTGGCTTGTCGGCATGCGCGGCGGCGAGAAGGTTCTCGAAGCCATCTGCGAACTCTATCCATCGGCCGACATCTTCACGCATGTAGTGGCGCCGGAGTCCATCTCCCCGGCGATTGCCAACCATCGAATCGTCACGTCGTTTATCGCCAAGCTGCCGCGCGCAAAGTCCTGGTACAAGAAGTATCTGCCGCTAATGCCGCTTGCGCTCGAGCAATTCGACCTTCGCGGCTACGACCTGATCATCAGCAGCGAATCCGGTCCCGCGAAGGGCATCATTCCTCCTGCGCATGCGGTACATGTCTGCTATTGCCACTCCCCGATGCGGTACATCTGGAGCATGTACCATGACTATAGGTCCGCGTCCGGCTTGCTGACGCGCGCCGCGATGACGCTGTTCTCTCATTACCTGCGCAACTGGGATCAGGGGGCATCCGCTCGGGTCGACTTGTTCGTTGCCAATTCCCACAATGTGTCATCGCGTATCCGCAAATACTTTCGCCGCGAATCCGATGTTGTCTTTCCACCAGTCGATGTCGACGCCTTCGAACAGGTTACGGCTTCTGGTGTCGGCGACTACTATCTGATGGTGGGGGAACTGGTTGCCTATAAGCGGGCCGACCTGGTCGTTGACGTCTTCAACGCGTCTGGCAAGAGGCTCATCGTTATAGGCGGCGGTGAGATGCTGGATACTCTCAAGTGGCGCGCGCGACCCAACGTCACGATTATGGGACCGCAGCCATTTGCAGTCCTTCGGCATCACTATGCGCGTTGCCTTGCTCTGATTTTCCCCGGTGAAGAGGACTTTGGTATCGTTCCGGTCGAAGCGATGGCGAGCGGCCGGCCCGTCATCGCGTTCGGCCGCGGCGGCGCTACCGAAACAGTCGTCGACGGCGTTACTGGCGTGCTGTTCTCGGAGCAGACCACAGAGGCGCTTGGGAATGCGATTGCGCGCTCCGAGACGATCAGCTTCTCCGCCGCCGACATCGTTCGGCATGCAGCCGGATTCAGTAAGGAGCGTTTCAAGCACCAGATGAGACGTTCGGTTGAACGGGCATTGCGCGAAAACGCGACAGTTGCTGCCGGCCACCAGAATCAGAATCCGTATCCGTCTAGCACCGGAGCGCGAGTTGTCCATGCGAGCAAGTTCTGGGGCGGATGA
- a CDS encoding DUF1330 domain-containing protein: protein MKTHYSVTLAMLAGFGLGAVAVEGLHAQAKPPVYQVVEIEPSNMETYVKDYVPKAQAAIKAAGGKFLAAGGKTTTIEGEPPKARVVIQQWDSVEKIQAYRDSAAFKDLLPLRNSLAKFRSYAVEGVPQ, encoded by the coding sequence ATGAAGACTCACTATTCAGTAACATTGGCGATGCTGGCGGGCTTCGGACTCGGTGCAGTCGCAGTTGAGGGACTTCATGCCCAGGCTAAGCCGCCAGTATACCAAGTCGTTGAAATCGAGCCCTCGAACATGGAGACCTACGTGAAGGACTACGTCCCGAAGGCTCAGGCCGCCATCAAAGCGGCCGGCGGCAAGTTCCTTGCCGCCGGAGGTAAAACCACGACAATCGAAGGAGAGCCGCCGAAAGCACGCGTTGTTATCCAACAGTGGGATAGCGTTGAGAAAATCCAAGCGTATCGCGATTCAGCGGCCTTCAAAGACCTCCTGCCGCTCCGCAACAGCCTGGCGAAGTTCCGCAGCTATGCCGTTGAGGGGGTACCTCAATAG
- a CDS encoding transposase: protein MRTDLSLCFKDECAALELVEACIWPNGVVCPHCGENSRTSLLRGFSTKTGTRKCYGCRKLFSARTGTMFECSHVPFHKWLKALFLTGCGTEPIKPFQLSRAINVSFKTAALMIAQINQSAVECGIRTSDDKAETTLPAHERSTLAPSELPTAGEPQILTVNSHA from the coding sequence ATGCGTACCGACCTCTCTCTCTGCTTCAAAGATGAGTGTGCGGCACTCGAACTTGTCGAGGCCTGCATCTGGCCGAACGGGGTTGTGTGTCCACATTGCGGCGAAAATAGCCGAACTAGTCTCCTAAGGGGATTCAGTACCAAGACCGGCACACGCAAGTGTTATGGCTGCCGGAAGCTGTTCTCGGCGCGAACAGGCACAATGTTCGAGTGCAGCCACGTCCCATTTCACAAATGGCTGAAGGCTCTCTTCCTGACCGGGTGCGGCACGGAACCTATCAAGCCATTTCAGCTCAGCCGGGCTATCAATGTCTCCTTCAAGACCGCCGCCCTCATGATCGCGCAGATCAACCAGTCTGCCGTCGAATGCGGAATACGAACCTCTGACGATAAAGCCGAGACGACCCTGCCTGCGCACGAGCGCTCCACGCTGGCTCCGTCGGAGTTGCCAACGGCTGGAGAACCGCAAATCTTGACCGTGAACTCACACGCATAG
- a CDS encoding zinc-finger domain-containing protein — translation MQMESYPTFHNEVGVPIVRIGCREFKCIGDKPPQDHPHIYLKMGDASEIVCPYCSTLFRFDPRLGAHESDPADCAYGDRD, via the coding sequence CTGCAGATGGAAAGTTATCCAACGTTTCATAATGAAGTCGGGGTGCCGATCGTGCGCATTGGCTGCCGCGAGTTCAAGTGCATTGGGGATAAACCGCCGCAAGATCACCCACACATCTACCTCAAGATGGGCGATGCCAGTGAGATCGTCTGCCCCTATTGCTCTACGCTATTCCGCTTCGATCCGCGCTTGGGCGCACACGAATCTGATCCGGCAGATTGTGCTTACGGTGACAGGGACTGA
- a CDS encoding DNA-directed RNA polymerase subunit alpha C-terminal domain-containing protein, which translates to MKQVGARHDIIREWRSLPKEQRQTDKQAEAFAMQIKDKYKFSNDSANPYQTVRGWLLSYLSLNRGLGVNAKDKGEMPYDEKSTDPGLSAAERKALRVREAQEAIADHEEAQTAFHENRERLRKERLVREATEGPMLAPTPELPDDTPIERVLFSTRIQNALRAADLKTVGEVREISDETLISLPDFGKGSLSDLRRKLGLPSTDGVRSLGKKPA; encoded by the coding sequence ATGAAACAGGTCGGTGCCAGACACGATATCATTCGGGAGTGGCGCTCACTTCCGAAGGAACAACGACAAACGGACAAGCAGGCCGAAGCGTTCGCGATGCAGATAAAAGACAAATACAAATTCTCTAACGACAGCGCAAACCCATATCAAACCGTCAGGGGTTGGCTGCTGAGTTACCTATCGCTTAACCGCGGGCTTGGAGTGAATGCCAAAGACAAAGGGGAAATGCCCTACGACGAGAAAAGCACCGATCCTGGCCTGTCTGCTGCTGAGCGAAAAGCTCTCAGAGTGCGGGAGGCGCAAGAGGCGATCGCCGACCATGAAGAAGCCCAGACAGCATTCCATGAAAATCGGGAGCGCCTCCGCAAAGAACGCCTGGTTCGAGAGGCGACCGAGGGTCCGATGCTCGCTCCCACTCCAGAACTGCCGGACGATACGCCGATCGAACGCGTATTGTTTTCCACCAGGATCCAGAACGCTCTCCGAGCAGCCGACCTGAAAACCGTTGGCGAGGTGCGCGAGATATCGGACGAGACACTGATCAGCCTTCCGGATTTTGGAAAGGGATCGCTCTCTGATCTACGCAGGAAATTGGGACTGCCGTCGACGGACGGGGTTAGATCCTTGGGCAAAAAGCCCGCCTGA
- a CDS encoding thiol-disulfide oxidoreductase DCC family protein gives MQAEQSIVVDPESPGGINSPHGLILFDGVCVLCSRGCRFVSKRDRRGYFRFVPIQLAEGRPLAEQLGIDPDHPDSFAFLANGQAYVKSEAVLRIARELPRWQWTSVFQFVPRVIRDAIYDLVARNRYRWFGRRDACILPNSDRSWPS, from the coding sequence ATGCAGGCGGAGCAGTCGATCGTCGTTGACCCAGAAAGTCCTGGCGGCATCAACTCGCCGCACGGCCTGATCCTGTTCGACGGCGTATGCGTCCTATGCTCGCGCGGCTGCCGCTTCGTGAGCAAACGTGATCGCCGCGGCTATTTTCGCTTCGTTCCGATCCAGTTGGCCGAGGGACGTCCGCTCGCTGAGCAGCTCGGCATCGATCCTGATCACCCGGATTCCTTTGCCTTCTTGGCGAACGGCCAGGCCTATGTAAAATCCGAAGCCGTGCTGCGCATTGCGCGCGAGCTTCCGCGTTGGCAGTGGACATCGGTCTTCCAATTCGTCCCACGGGTGATCCGCGACGCGATCTATGACTTGGTCGCGCGCAACCGCTATCGCTGGTTCGGCCGTCGTGACGCTTGCATCCTGCCGAATTCGGATCGTTCGTGGCCATCGTGA
- a CDS encoding family 16 glycosylhydrolase, whose protein sequence is MPAPANYSLVFADEFTGLNIANTTTAAANWYTAQPWGGGFGSASFMPVGVGSSPFLIVQQGGESALQIEMTRNAAGPLQSGLISNTFPNGTSTTPQDGDPYGYYEVRMWLPAGQGVWPAFWAIEEERLSTTRDNVFEIDVMEQHGIALADRYSSSLHDWNWNGTVLEGHTNQSHQNLVGQGVLTTGWHTFGVEIRPDTMTFSMDGHAHFSLSTPATLNTDLMFMIDLAAGGGWPIDPALDHQKLYVDYFRAYELDRLVPGPGPVLVGTNGNDTFIVDVATTGIREQPGGGFDTVIATVSYTLPENVEKLRLSGSGPVDATGNSGNNQLYGNGNANALSGLAGDDYLYGDAGNDRLLGGSGNDKLYGGNGSDLLIGGLGIDRLDGEGGADTFRFESIVESPYSARDTIIAFSGVAGDRIDFSAVDANTLVSGNQVFTFIGSDLFTAAGQLRLSNGILSADANGDHMADFGVVIGSAHLDPDYFIL, encoded by the coding sequence ATGCCCGCACCAGCCAACTATTCTCTCGTGTTTGCAGACGAATTTACTGGGCTGAATATTGCCAACACCACGACGGCAGCGGCCAATTGGTACACCGCTCAGCCCTGGGGCGGCGGCTTTGGCAGTGCTTCGTTCATGCCTGTTGGCGTCGGCAGTTCTCCGTTCTTGATCGTGCAACAGGGCGGCGAGAGTGCCCTGCAGATCGAAATGACACGGAATGCGGCAGGCCCTCTCCAGAGCGGCCTCATCTCGAACACGTTTCCGAACGGAACGAGCACCACTCCGCAGGATGGTGATCCCTATGGGTACTACGAGGTCAGAATGTGGTTGCCCGCAGGCCAGGGCGTGTGGCCCGCCTTCTGGGCCATTGAGGAAGAGCGTCTCTCGACGACAAGAGATAATGTCTTTGAGATCGACGTGATGGAGCAGCACGGCATCGCACTGGCCGATCGATATTCAAGCTCTTTGCACGACTGGAATTGGAACGGGACGGTCCTGGAAGGCCACACGAACCAATCCCATCAAAACCTCGTCGGTCAAGGTGTGTTGACGACAGGATGGCATACCTTCGGCGTCGAAATTAGGCCGGATACCATGACGTTTTCCATGGACGGCCACGCCCACTTTTCGCTGTCCACGCCTGCCACGCTCAACACGGACCTGATGTTCATGATCGATCTGGCCGCAGGTGGCGGCTGGCCGATTGATCCTGCACTCGATCATCAGAAGCTGTATGTAGATTATTTTCGTGCCTATGAATTGGACCGCCTGGTGCCCGGCCCCGGTCCGGTGCTCGTCGGAACGAACGGCAACGACACTTTCATCGTTGATGTCGCGACCACTGGAATACGCGAACAGCCCGGAGGCGGGTTCGATACCGTCATTGCCACGGTATCCTACACCCTACCCGAGAACGTCGAAAAGCTGCGTCTTTCTGGTTCAGGCCCCGTCGACGCGACCGGAAACAGCGGAAACAATCAGCTCTATGGCAATGGAAACGCCAATGCACTGTCGGGTCTGGCCGGCGATGATTATCTGTATGGCGATGCCGGCAATGACAGGCTGCTCGGAGGGAGTGGGAACGATAAGCTCTATGGTGGAAACGGGAGCGATCTGCTGATCGGTGGTCTTGGCATCGATCGGTTGGACGGCGAAGGCGGGGCGGACACGTTCCGTTTCGAAAGTATCGTGGAAAGCCCGTATTCTGCGCGGGACACCATTATCGCGTTTTCAGGGGTCGCAGGAGATCGCATCGACTTTAGTGCTGTTGATGCCAACACGCTGGTCAGTGGCAATCAAGTTTTTACCTTCATAGGATCGGATCTCTTTACCGCAGCAGGACAGCTTCGATTGAGCAACGGAATTCTGTCAGCCGACGCCAACGGCGATCACATGGCCGACTTCGGTGTGGTCATTGGCTCGGCGCATCTGGATCCTGATTACTTCATCCTCTGA
- the rpoH gene encoding RNA polymerase sigma factor RpoH has product MARNAALPILTAEPGLTRYLEEIRRFPMLERREEYMLAKRWREHGDRDAAHKLVTSHLRLVTKIARDHRGYGLPISEAISEGNVGLMQAVERFEPEKGFRFATYAVWWIKAAIQEYILRSWSLVKMGTTANQKKVFFNLRKAQSKISVLDDGDMRLDQVKIIARRIGVTETDVICMNRRLGGDASLNAAIREDGDSGEWQDWLVDESPDQETTLAAGEEFDNRRKTLSDALTVLNKRERRIFETRRLAGEQITLVELAEEFGVSRERVRQIEVSAFEKVQNAVKHRVAAMATPGPLQR; this is encoded by the coding sequence ATGGCCCGCAACGCGGCCCTGCCGATCCTTACGGCCGAACCCGGCCTCACCCGTTATCTTGAGGAAATCCGGCGGTTCCCGATGTTGGAACGCCGGGAAGAATACATGCTAGCCAAGCGCTGGCGCGAGCACGGCGATCGCGACGCGGCGCACAAGCTGGTCACCAGCCATCTGCGGCTCGTGACCAAGATCGCCAGGGACCATCGCGGCTACGGCCTGCCGATCTCCGAGGCGATCTCCGAGGGCAATGTCGGCCTGATGCAGGCGGTCGAGCGCTTCGAGCCGGAGAAGGGCTTCCGGTTCGCCACCTACGCCGTGTGGTGGATCAAGGCGGCGATCCAGGAATACATCCTGCGCTCGTGGTCGCTGGTGAAGATGGGCACCACGGCCAACCAGAAGAAGGTGTTCTTCAACCTGCGCAAGGCCCAGAGCAAAATCTCCGTCCTCGACGATGGTGATATGCGGCTGGACCAGGTGAAGATCATCGCCCGGCGGATCGGCGTCACCGAAACGGACGTGATTTGCATGAACCGGCGGCTCGGCGGCGACGCCTCGCTCAACGCCGCGATCCGCGAGGACGGCGATTCCGGCGAGTGGCAAGACTGGCTGGTGGACGAATCCCCGGACCAGGAGACGACGCTCGCCGCGGGCGAGGAGTTCGATAACCGCCGCAAGACGCTGTCCGATGCGCTCACCGTGCTCAACAAGCGCGAGCGGCGCATCTTCGAGACGCGCCGGCTCGCCGGGGAACAGATCACGCTTGTGGAGCTGGCCGAGGAATTCGGCGTCTCGCGCGAGCGCGTGCGCCAGATCGAGGTGAGCGCCTTCGAGAAGGTGCAGAACGCGGTGAAGCACCGCGTCGCGGCGATGGCGACCCCGGGGCCTCTGCAGCGTTAG
- a CDS encoding polysaccharide pyruvyl transferase family protein, giving the protein MKVVTFNVKYSPNLGDGVIAECLEAELGRRLPDVSIEALDLAGRTDRNSPARSGRRVLALKALQKMPAILRDVLVEAILRLQMRRKCRPAWREALRDADLAIVGGGQLIQDGDLNFPVKLSIVAAECKRSNVPIALFGLGVAESRSGRGAALISSLLHADQLVFAGVRDGDSAKRLRQRRVKGLVVTPDPGLMASQVWPSSVRRQRKRPVIGVGITHPVILQHHGEGKSGVTTIMDLYRSLIRRLLASGYDVTCFSNGAREDQTCLDRVVGSFRDDDGPTRAPDCKTPRELAELVGSFDAVIAHRLHACILAYSYRVAHVGLSWDPKLAAFFANVGRSRYLVEFSDDVVQIMPELLAAARAETICEVQHKRVLALTGASIDDLVRLLKGETRPKLIEHSERTLNAMRLSKVRA; this is encoded by the coding sequence ATGAAGGTTGTCACCTTCAACGTTAAGTACAGCCCGAACCTCGGTGATGGGGTGATTGCCGAATGTCTCGAAGCCGAGCTTGGGCGGCGGCTACCTGATGTCAGCATCGAAGCCCTGGATCTTGCCGGACGCACCGATCGCAACAGTCCGGCGAGGTCAGGCCGTCGTGTCCTTGCCCTAAAAGCACTGCAGAAGATGCCCGCGATCCTGCGCGATGTGTTGGTCGAGGCAATCCTTCGTCTTCAGATGAGGAGGAAATGCCGACCGGCCTGGCGCGAAGCGCTGCGCGATGCCGATCTCGCGATTGTCGGTGGCGGCCAGCTAATCCAGGACGGCGACCTCAACTTCCCAGTCAAGCTGTCGATTGTGGCTGCGGAGTGCAAGCGCAGCAATGTTCCGATCGCCTTGTTTGGGCTAGGTGTCGCCGAAAGCCGCTCTGGACGAGGTGCAGCATTGATCTCGTCACTGTTGCATGCTGACCAGCTGGTGTTCGCAGGTGTGCGCGACGGCGATTCGGCGAAACGGCTACGCCAGCGTCGCGTGAAGGGCCTCGTCGTGACGCCGGATCCCGGCCTGATGGCGTCTCAGGTGTGGCCATCAAGTGTGCGGCGACAGCGCAAACGCCCCGTCATTGGCGTCGGGATAACCCATCCGGTCATTTTGCAACATCACGGGGAGGGAAAGTCCGGCGTTACGACCATCATGGACCTGTATCGAAGCTTGATAAGGCGGCTGCTGGCTTCGGGATACGACGTAACCTGTTTCTCGAACGGAGCTCGGGAAGATCAGACTTGCCTGGACCGTGTCGTTGGTTCGTTCCGTGATGACGATGGGCCGACGCGCGCGCCAGACTGCAAGACACCCCGGGAACTCGCGGAACTGGTGGGAAGCTTCGATGCGGTCATCGCGCACCGGCTGCACGCGTGCATCCTTGCATACTCCTACCGCGTAGCGCACGTCGGATTGAGTTGGGACCCAAAGCTCGCGGCGTTCTTTGCGAATGTCGGACGGAGCCGGTACCTGGTGGAGTTCAGCGATGACGTTGTGCAGATAATGCCGGAGCTCCTGGCCGCTGCGCGGGCCGAGACGATCTGCGAGGTCCAGCATAAGCGTGTACTCGCATTAACGGGGGCATCGATCGATGATCTGGTGCGGCTGCTCAAGGGGGAGACGCGGCCAAAGTTGATCGAACATTCCGAACGGACCTTGAACGCAATGCGTCTCAGCAAGGTTCGCGCATGA
- a CDS encoding Wzz/FepE/Etk N-terminal domain-containing protein, which produces MRQPNHPESNDKVFGVWDIAAFLLENRKTIAVFVAATVSAAVVYLLLATPIFVATTSVIIDPNRGAELFNAAPMPPTMTSDQSRVESQMEVIKSDRVANSVISRLKLEQRSEFATGPSLFQTVLARITPTSTASAAGEAGPPDTTEFREVASRFAGKLSTKRIGQSLVIEIAFSSADPNSSAEIANEIAESFIRTIVEAKSKLAEEQGKWLSERLETLQQQAFEAARRVNRFRSVGDSLSSQDARAKLEELESIATSYRKMYDDFQRQYNETLQRISYPDADVRIISRASAPLGKSSPRTSLVLAFAVILGGLSGTAFAAVRLTGDRAVRSLMQLSTNVGVTPLGAINDLSEASIWREGKLRCFSRSAPARDAAGGTLSRIAAGRLSASVKTDLRRLRTTIASLTANPDVLCIGVIACCEGEGSTTVAACLANEYARSGARTILVDSCADSRTLSQELAAGTTTRTQPNGRQESERAVGPGALTLALLPAAESYLQPGETNRLLTERTTAVLAESRLEFERIIVDLPALLSSDHWKLLIPYVDQVIIVVDFGKTTVDQTRDGLIELNLAGGKVLGAVLNRVPAIARKTWS; this is translated from the coding sequence ATGAGACAGCCGAACCATCCGGAATCGAATGACAAAGTGTTCGGCGTCTGGGACATTGCTGCCTTTCTCCTAGAGAACCGCAAGACGATTGCTGTTTTCGTCGCAGCGACCGTCTCTGCCGCTGTGGTCTATCTTCTGCTGGCGACGCCGATATTCGTGGCTACGACCAGCGTCATCATCGACCCCAACCGGGGGGCGGAACTGTTCAATGCAGCGCCAATGCCTCCGACGATGACGTCGGATCAGTCGCGCGTTGAGAGCCAGATGGAGGTAATCAAGTCGGACCGGGTCGCCAATTCGGTTATCTCACGGCTGAAACTTGAGCAGCGGTCGGAGTTCGCGACCGGACCTTCGCTCTTCCAAACTGTCCTGGCCCGGATCACTCCAACTTCGACGGCTTCCGCAGCAGGGGAGGCCGGTCCTCCAGATACGACGGAATTTCGTGAGGTTGCGTCACGCTTTGCTGGCAAACTGTCAACGAAACGAATCGGACAGTCTTTAGTCATCGAGATTGCCTTCTCGTCCGCCGATCCGAACTCGTCCGCAGAGATCGCCAATGAAATCGCCGAATCTTTCATCAGAACGATAGTCGAGGCCAAATCAAAACTCGCAGAGGAGCAGGGCAAGTGGCTCTCGGAGCGATTGGAGACCCTGCAGCAGCAGGCGTTCGAGGCGGCGCGCAGGGTTAACCGCTTCCGCTCCGTCGGCGACTCCCTTTCCAGCCAGGACGCTCGAGCAAAGCTCGAGGAACTCGAGAGCATCGCGACCAGCTATCGCAAAATGTACGATGATTTCCAGCGCCAATATAACGAGACGCTGCAGCGCATCAGTTATCCGGACGCTGATGTGAGAATCATTTCACGGGCGTCGGCTCCGCTGGGCAAGAGCAGCCCACGCACATCGCTGGTTCTTGCATTCGCGGTCATTCTGGGAGGACTGAGCGGAACGGCGTTTGCGGCGGTACGCCTCACTGGCGATCGCGCCGTTCGCTCCCTGATGCAGCTGAGCACGAATGTCGGAGTAACTCCCCTTGGCGCGATCAATGATCTTTCAGAGGCGAGCATCTGGCGGGAGGGGAAGCTGCGGTGCTTCAGCAGGAGCGCGCCGGCCCGAGACGCTGCGGGTGGTACCTTGAGCAGGATTGCGGCCGGCCGCCTCAGCGCTTCGGTGAAGACCGATCTTCGAAGGCTAAGAACAACTATCGCGTCGCTAACGGCGAATCCGGATGTCTTGTGCATCGGCGTGATCGCGTGTTGCGAAGGTGAGGGCTCGACGACGGTTGCGGCATGCTTGGCCAATGAATACGCGCGAAGCGGCGCACGGACCATTCTGGTCGATAGCTGCGCTGACAGCCGGACACTGAGTCAGGAGCTGGCCGCCGGGACGACGACAAGAACGCAGCCGAATGGACGACAGGAGTCCGAGCGAGCGGTCGGACCTGGTGCTCTTACATTGGCATTGTTGCCGGCTGCCGAAAGTTACCTCCAGCCGGGCGAAACCAATCGGCTCCTGACAGAACGGACGACGGCAGTACTTGCTGAATCCCGGCTGGAGTTCGAACGGATCATCGTCGATCTGCCAGCTCTGCTGTCGTCGGATCATTGGAAGCTGCTCATTCCCTACGTCGACCAGGTGATTATCGTGGTCGACTTCGGGAAAACGACAGTCGACCAGACGAGAGACGGCCTGATCGAACTCAATCTTGCAGGCGGCAAGGTGCTCGGCGCTGTTCTCAACCGCGTGCCCGCAATTGCTCGGAAGACCTGGTCATGA
- a CDS encoding sugar transferase: MQLFQLPKSATTEVGLLIDRRIRQRSARYPIGGVPKRLLDILVSSSALLAFVPLFLLIALLLKVTDRGAILYRQPRVGFRSSTFGCLKFRTMAMDGDAVLARHLRDYPEAAREWAETRKLKRDPRVTAVGQVLRQTSLDELPQLWNVLRGDMSIVGPRPVVVEEITMYGPSAGHYLLTRPGLTGAWQVSGRNDVSYERRVSLDRDYVENWSFWNDIKIIAKTVPVLITAKGTY; the protein is encoded by the coding sequence ATGCAGTTGTTTCAGTTGCCGAAGAGCGCGACCACAGAAGTTGGACTGCTTATCGACAGGCGCATCAGGCAGAGATCGGCAAGGTATCCGATCGGAGGTGTACCGAAACGGCTGCTAGATATTCTCGTTTCTTCGTCAGCGCTGTTGGCCTTCGTGCCGCTCTTTCTCCTCATCGCATTGCTTCTGAAGGTCACGGATCGCGGTGCCATTCTTTACCGGCAACCACGCGTCGGCTTTCGTTCTTCCACCTTCGGCTGTCTGAAGTTCAGGACAATGGCAATGGATGGCGACGCGGTGCTGGCGCGCCACCTTCGCGATTATCCCGAGGCTGCAAGAGAGTGGGCCGAAACACGTAAGCTAAAGCGCGATCCGCGTGTGACTGCGGTTGGCCAGGTGTTGCGTCAAACCAGCTTGGATGAATTGCCGCAGCTCTGGAATGTTCTTCGTGGCGACATGAGCATCGTGGGTCCGCGGCCGGTGGTCGTCGAAGAGATCACAATGTACGGACCGAGCGCGGGGCACTATCTGCTGACGCGTCCCGGCCTGACCGGCGCGTGGCAGGTCAGCGGCCGCAACGATGTTTCCTACGAGCGCCGCGTTTCCCTCGATCGAGACTATGTCGAGAACTGGTCGTTCTGGAATGACATAAAGATCATCGCGAAGACCGTGCCGGTGCTGATTACGGCCAAGGGCACATACTGA
- a CDS encoding DUF1488 family protein has product MVVAGGDYVHFVVEYGGKIEKCRVTETALLNRERMSRKDAGYAQLIAIFVRHRAEIEHLALAKLQREGHSDRGVVVTTEDLNP; this is encoded by the coding sequence ATGGTTGTTGCTGGCGGCGATTACGTCCATTTCGTTGTGGAGTACGGCGGCAAAATCGAAAAGTGCCGGGTAACGGAGACTGCCCTTCTGAACAGAGAGCGTATGAGCAGAAAGGACGCAGGCTATGCACAGCTCATCGCTATCTTTGTAAGGCACCGAGCCGAGATCGAACATCTCGCTCTCGCGAAGTTGCAGCGGGAGGGGCACTCTGACCGCGGTGTTGTAGTGACCACTGAGGATCTGAACCCTTGA